One window from the genome of Streptomyces cadmiisoli encodes:
- a CDS encoding LON peptidase substrate-binding domain-containing protein, whose product MTTVRLPLFPLNSVLFPGLVLPLNVFEERYRAMMRTLAKTPEDEPRRFAVVAIRDGHEVAPSAPGMPDPTAVPERGPSAGFGTDPANAFHAVGCVADAATIRERADGTFEVLATGTTRVRLGSVDASGPYLTAELEELPEEPGDEAGALAEGVLRQFRQYQKRLAGARERSLTTGGDLPDEPSVVSYLVAAAMMLDVPTKQRLLQAPDTASRLRDELKLLRSETAIIRNLPSLPASELTRGPTSLN is encoded by the coding sequence GTGACCACCGTCCGGCTGCCGCTCTTCCCCCTGAACTCGGTGTTGTTCCCGGGACTCGTCCTCCCGTTGAACGTCTTCGAGGAGCGTTATCGCGCCATGATGCGCACGCTCGCGAAGACCCCCGAGGACGAACCGCGCCGCTTCGCGGTCGTGGCGATCCGCGACGGCCACGAGGTGGCACCGAGCGCGCCGGGCATGCCCGACCCGACGGCCGTGCCCGAGCGGGGTCCCTCGGCCGGCTTCGGCACCGACCCGGCGAACGCCTTCCACGCCGTCGGCTGCGTGGCCGACGCGGCGACGATCCGGGAGCGGGCCGACGGCACGTTCGAGGTGCTGGCCACCGGCACCACCCGGGTACGGCTGGGGTCGGTGGACGCCTCGGGCCCGTATCTGACGGCCGAGCTGGAGGAGCTGCCGGAGGAGCCGGGCGACGAGGCGGGCGCGCTGGCGGAGGGCGTGCTGCGTCAGTTCCGCCAGTACCAGAAGCGGCTGGCGGGAGCGCGGGAGCGGTCCCTGACCACCGGCGGGGACCTGCCGGACGAGCCGTCCGTGGTGTCCTACCTGGTGGCGGCGGCGATGATGCTCGACGTCCCGACCAAGCAGCGGCTGCTCCAGGCGCCGGACACCGCGTCCCGGCTGCGCGACGAACTGAAACTCCTTCGCTCCGAGACGGCCATCATCCGTAACCTGCCGTCACTGCCCGCGTCGGAACTGACGCGCGGCCCGACGAGCCTCAACTGA
- a CDS encoding oxidoreductase, translated as MTEGAGIRDGDLPDDLTAAEAGMWQAFRNGSVYDLRSGDGAVDDPHGGHPWGPARTVRARIVCWLLLDGPPALAGRVAALKLIGVHVSGSLDLAGGSVAPYVELQGCRFEREVLLPEARFTTVRLVNCSVPRLEAARVHTEGDLHLPRCRFHNGIRLTDAHIGTDLLLNQAVVYRDRTGRSIAADGMTVGQDLQAEMLESFGEVSLRSAQVGVSLSLRGARLRNPYTRLALNAPQLTVERTLYLSPAAVGGTQLSGTTPARGTRIQRFECQGGVRLDDGRFGDAVDFERARFAFTDEQELSLRRVQVPELRFLGERPQRGKVVLSGARIVNLVDRAGSWPGPGNLHMPGFAYENLVPQGPFPLTERLAWVAAATAEYHPEPYERLAAVLRAGGEDEDAREVLLAKQRRRRETLPPAAKLWGYAQDWTVAYGYRPGRAAVWMAVLWAAGSIAFARAGRPQTGGNIGEPPWNPALFALDLLLPVVDLGQVGLWQLHGRRQWLAAALILLGWILATTVAAGATRLLRRG; from the coding sequence GTGACCGAGGGGGCCGGCATCCGGGACGGGGACCTGCCGGACGATCTGACCGCCGCCGAGGCAGGCATGTGGCAGGCCTTCCGCAACGGCAGCGTGTACGACCTGCGCAGCGGGGACGGCGCCGTCGACGACCCGCACGGCGGGCACCCCTGGGGGCCCGCCCGGACCGTGCGGGCGCGCATCGTGTGCTGGCTGCTCCTGGACGGGCCGCCCGCCCTCGCGGGCCGGGTGGCCGCGCTGAAGCTGATCGGAGTGCACGTCAGCGGCAGCCTGGACCTCGCGGGCGGCTCGGTCGCGCCGTACGTCGAGTTGCAGGGCTGCCGCTTCGAGCGGGAGGTCCTCCTGCCGGAGGCCCGGTTCACGACCGTACGGCTGGTGAACTGCTCGGTGCCCCGGCTGGAGGCGGCCCGGGTGCACACCGAGGGCGATCTGCATCTGCCGCGCTGCCGCTTCCACAACGGGATCCGGCTGACCGACGCGCACATCGGCACGGACCTGCTGCTCAACCAGGCCGTCGTGTACCGCGACCGCACCGGCCGCTCCATCGCCGCGGACGGCATGACGGTCGGCCAGGACCTCCAGGCCGAGATGCTGGAGTCGTTCGGCGAGGTGAGTCTGCGCAGCGCGCAGGTCGGCGTCTCGCTCAGCCTGCGCGGCGCCCGGCTGCGCAACCCGTACACGCGCCTCGCCCTGAACGCGCCCCAGCTGACCGTCGAGCGCACCCTGTACCTCAGCCCGGCGGCGGTCGGCGGCACCCAGCTCAGCGGCACGACGCCGGCGCGCGGCACCCGGATCCAGCGGTTCGAGTGCCAGGGCGGGGTGCGGCTGGACGACGGCCGGTTCGGCGACGCGGTCGACTTCGAACGCGCCCGCTTCGCCTTCACCGACGAGCAGGAGCTGTCGCTGCGCCGCGTCCAGGTGCCGGAGCTGCGCTTCCTGGGGGAGCGTCCGCAGCGCGGCAAGGTGGTGCTGTCGGGCGCGCGGATCGTCAATCTGGTCGACCGGGCGGGCAGCTGGCCCGGCCCCGGCAATCTGCACATGCCCGGCTTCGCCTACGAGAACCTGGTGCCGCAGGGCCCGTTCCCGCTGACCGAGCGCCTCGCCTGGGTCGCCGCGGCCACCGCCGAGTACCACCCCGAGCCGTACGAGCGCCTGGCCGCCGTCCTGCGGGCCGGCGGTGAGGACGAGGACGCCCGCGAGGTGCTGCTCGCCAAGCAGCGCCGCCGCCGCGAGACCCTGCCGCCGGCCGCCAAGCTCTGGGGGTACGCCCAGGACTGGACGGTGGCCTACGGGTACCGGCCGGGGCGTGCCGCGGTGTGGATGGCGGTGCTGTGGGCGGCGGGCTCGATCGCCTTCGCCCGCGCCGGGCGGCCGCAGACCGGCGGGAACATCGGGGAGCCGCCCTGGAACCCGGCCCTGTTCGCGCTGGATCTGCTGCTGCCGGTCGTCGATCTGGGCCAGGTCGGCCTGTGGCAACTGCACGGCCGCAGGCAGTGGCTGGCCGCGGCACTCATCCTTCTGGGCTGGATTCTGGCGACCACGGTGGCGGCGGGGGCGACCCGGCTGCTGCGGCGCGGCTGA
- the hisD gene encoding histidinol dehydrogenase — MISRIDLRGDALPEGTALRDLLPRADFDVSAALEKVRPICEAVHHRGDAALIDFAERFDGVRLESVRVPAGAISQALEQLDPAVRAALEESIRRARLVHRAQRRPAHTTQVVPGGSVTEKWVPVDRVGLYAPGGRSVYPSSVIMNAVPAQEAGVPSIALASPPQAEFGGLPHPTILAACALLGVDEVYAAGGATAVAMFAYGTESCPPANMVTGPGNIWVAAAKRYFTGRIGIDTEAGPTEIAVLADDTADPVHVASDLISQAEHDPLAAAVLVTDSVDLADAVDKELEPQVAATRHVEDRIRPALGGKQSAIVLVDGIDEGLRVVDAYGAEHLEIQTADAAAVADRVRNAGAIFVGPWAPVSLGDYAAGSNHVLPTGGCACHSSGLSVQSFLRGIHVVDYTKDALAEVAHHVVTLAEAEDLPAHGAAIKARFGWKVPGK; from the coding sequence GTGATCTCCCGAATCGATCTGCGCGGCGACGCCCTCCCGGAGGGAACCGCCCTGCGCGACCTGCTGCCCCGAGCCGACTTCGACGTCTCGGCCGCCCTGGAGAAGGTGCGTCCGATCTGCGAGGCCGTGCATCATCGGGGCGACGCGGCGCTGATCGACTTCGCCGAGCGGTTCGACGGCGTGCGGCTGGAATCCGTCCGGGTCCCGGCCGGGGCGATCAGTCAGGCGCTGGAGCAGCTCGATCCGGCGGTCCGCGCGGCCCTGGAGGAGTCCATCCGGCGTGCCCGGCTCGTCCACCGCGCACAGCGCCGCCCCGCGCACACCACCCAGGTCGTGCCCGGCGGCTCGGTCACCGAGAAGTGGGTGCCGGTCGACCGGGTCGGCCTCTACGCGCCCGGCGGACGGTCCGTCTACCCGTCCTCCGTGATCATGAACGCCGTGCCCGCCCAGGAGGCCGGCGTGCCGTCGATCGCGCTCGCCTCCCCGCCGCAGGCGGAGTTCGGTGGTCTGCCGCACCCGACGATCCTCGCCGCGTGCGCGCTGCTCGGCGTCGACGAGGTGTACGCGGCCGGCGGCGCCACCGCGGTCGCGATGTTCGCGTACGGCACCGAGTCGTGCCCGCCCGCCAACATGGTCACCGGCCCCGGCAACATCTGGGTCGCCGCCGCCAAGCGCTACTTCACCGGCCGGATCGGCATCGACACGGAGGCCGGTCCGACCGAGATCGCCGTCCTGGCCGACGACACCGCCGACCCCGTGCACGTCGCCTCCGACCTGATCAGCCAGGCCGAGCACGACCCGCTGGCCGCCGCCGTCCTGGTCACCGACTCCGTCGACCTGGCGGACGCGGTCGACAAGGAGCTGGAACCGCAGGTCGCGGCCACCCGGCACGTGGAGGACCGGATCCGCCCGGCGCTCGGCGGCAAGCAGTCGGCGATCGTGCTGGTCGACGGGATCGACGAGGGACTGCGGGTGGTCGACGCCTACGGCGCCGAACACCTGGAGATCCAGACCGCCGACGCGGCGGCCGTCGCGGACCGGGTCCGCAACGCGGGCGCGATCTTCGTGGGCCCCTGGGCCCCCGTCTCCCTCGGCGACTACGCGGCCGGCTCCAACCACGTCCTGCCCACCGGTGGCTGCGCCTGCCACTCCTCCGGCCTGTCCGTCCAGTCCTTCCTGCGCGGCATCCACGTCGTCGACTACACGAAGGACGCGCTGGCCGAGGTCGCGCACCACGTGGTGACCCTGGCCGAGGCGGAGGACCTGCCCGCGCACGGCGCCGCGATCAAGGCCCGGTTCGGTTGGAAGGTGCCCGGCAAGTGA
- a CDS encoding histidinol-phosphate transaminase — MTIGIDDLPVRDELRGQSPYGAPQLDVPVRLNTNENPYPLPEPLVDRIAERVRDAARHLNRYPDRDAVELRTRLAEYLTKTSGHRVGRADVWAANGSNEVIQQLLQTFGGPGRTAIGFEPSYSMHALIARGTGTGWIAGPRADDFSIDLAAAEKAIAENRPDVVFVTTPNNPTGNAVPASTIIALYEAAQAAKPSIMVVDEAYVEFSHGASLLPLLDGRPNLVVSRTMSKAFGAAGLRLGYLAANPAVVDAVQLVRLPYHLSAVTQATALAALEHTDTLLGYVEQLKAERDRLVDALRALGYEVTDSDANFVQFGRFPDAHEAWRKILDRGVLVRDNGVPGWLRVTAGTPEENDAFLDAVRELKKEQNA, encoded by the coding sequence GTGACCATCGGTATCGACGACCTCCCCGTCCGGGACGAGCTGCGCGGCCAGTCCCCGTACGGCGCGCCCCAGCTCGACGTGCCCGTGCGGCTGAACACCAACGAGAACCCCTACCCGCTGCCCGAGCCGCTGGTCGACCGGATCGCCGAGCGGGTGCGTGACGCCGCCCGGCACCTCAACCGCTACCCGGACCGGGACGCGGTGGAGCTGCGCACCCGACTCGCCGAGTACCTGACGAAGACGTCCGGCCACCGGGTCGGCCGGGCCGACGTCTGGGCGGCCAACGGCTCCAACGAGGTCATCCAGCAACTGCTCCAGACCTTCGGCGGACCGGGCCGCACCGCGATCGGCTTCGAGCCGTCGTACTCGATGCACGCGCTGATCGCCCGCGGCACGGGCACCGGCTGGATCGCCGGCCCCCGGGCCGACGACTTCTCCATCGACCTGGCGGCGGCCGAGAAGGCCATCGCCGAGAACCGGCCCGACGTGGTCTTCGTGACCACCCCCAACAACCCCACGGGCAACGCGGTCCCGGCCTCGACGATCATCGCGCTGTACGAGGCCGCGCAGGCGGCGAAGCCGTCGATCATGGTGGTCGACGAGGCCTACGTCGAGTTCAGCCACGGCGCCTCGCTGCTGCCGCTGCTGGACGGGCGCCCGAACCTGGTCGTCTCCCGCACGATGTCGAAGGCCTTCGGCGCGGCGGGCCTGCGCCTCGGCTATCTCGCCGCGAACCCGGCCGTGGTGGACGCCGTGCAGCTGGTCCGGCTGCCGTACCACCTGTCGGCCGTCACCCAGGCGACCGCCCTGGCCGCCCTGGAGCACACCGACACCCTTCTCGGCTACGTCGAGCAGTTGAAGGCCGAGCGGGACCGGCTGGTCGACGCACTGCGCGCGCTCGGCTACGAGGTGACCGACTCCGACGCCAACTTCGTGCAGTTCGGACGCTTCCCCGACGCGCACGAGGCCTGGCGGAAGATCCTCGACCGGGGCGTCCTGGTCCGGGACAACGGCGTACCGGGGTGGCTGCGGGTCACCGCCGGGACGCCCGAAGAGAACGACGCGTTCCTCGACGCGGTCCGTGAACTGAAGAAGGAGCAGAACGCATGA
- the hisB gene encoding imidazoleglycerol-phosphate dehydratase HisB, which translates to MNRVGRVERTTKETTVLVEIDLDGTGRTEISTGVGFYDHMLDQLGRHGLFDLTVKTEGDLHIDSHHTIEDTALALGAAFKQALGDKVGIYRFGNCTVPLDESLAQVTVDLSGRPYLVHTEPEKMAPMIGEYDTTMTRHILESFVAQAQIALHVHVPYGRNAHHIVECQFKALARALRYASERDPRAAGILPSTKGAL; encoded by the coding sequence ATGAACCGCGTGGGACGCGTGGAGCGCACGACCAAGGAGACGACCGTCCTGGTCGAGATCGATCTCGACGGCACCGGCAGGACCGAGATCTCGACCGGGGTCGGCTTCTACGACCACATGCTCGACCAGCTCGGCCGGCACGGTCTGTTCGACCTCACCGTGAAGACCGAGGGCGATCTGCACATCGACTCCCACCACACCATCGAGGACACCGCGCTCGCGCTCGGCGCCGCCTTCAAGCAGGCCCTCGGCGACAAGGTGGGCATCTACCGCTTCGGCAACTGCACCGTCCCGCTGGACGAGTCCCTCGCCCAGGTCACCGTCGACCTCTCCGGCCGCCCGTACCTCGTGCACACCGAGCCCGAGAAGATGGCGCCGATGATCGGCGAGTACGACACGACGATGACCCGGCACATCCTGGAGTCCTTCGTCGCCCAGGCGCAGATCGCCCTGCACGTGCACGTGCCGTACGGCCGCAACGCGCACCACATCGTCGAGTGCCAGTTCAAGGCCCTCGCCCGCGCCCTGCGCTACGCCTCGGAGCGTGACCCGCGCGCGGCCGGCATCCTCCCCTCCACGAAGGGCGCGCTGTGA
- the hisH gene encoding imidazole glycerol phosphate synthase subunit HisH → MSSPRKVVVFDYGFGNVRSAERALARVGADVEITRDFDRAMNADGLLVPGVGAFAACMQGLKEARGDWIVDRRLAGGRPVMGICVGMQILFARGIEHGVETEGLDEWPGAVEPLRADIVPHMGWNTVEAPADSELFAGLDADARFYFVHSYAVHDWTLETHNPALTAPRVTWSTHGKPFVAAVENGALWATQFHPEKSGDAGAQLLTNWIGTL, encoded by the coding sequence TTGAGCAGCCCCCGGAAGGTGGTCGTCTTCGACTACGGCTTCGGCAACGTCCGCTCCGCCGAGCGTGCCCTCGCCCGTGTCGGGGCCGACGTCGAGATAACCCGCGACTTCGACCGGGCCATGAACGCGGACGGCCTGCTGGTGCCGGGTGTCGGCGCCTTCGCCGCCTGCATGCAGGGCCTCAAGGAGGCCCGCGGCGACTGGATCGTGGACCGGCGGCTGGCCGGCGGGCGCCCCGTGATGGGCATCTGCGTCGGCATGCAGATCCTCTTCGCGCGCGGCATCGAGCACGGTGTGGAGACCGAGGGCCTGGACGAGTGGCCGGGCGCGGTCGAGCCGCTCCGGGCGGACATCGTCCCCCACATGGGCTGGAACACCGTCGAGGCCCCGGCCGACTCCGAGCTGTTCGCCGGCCTGGACGCGGACGCGCGCTTCTACTTCGTGCACTCCTACGCCGTCCACGACTGGACGCTGGAGACCCACAACCCCGCGCTCACCGCCCCCAGGGTGACCTGGTCCACCCACGGCAAGCCGTTCGTGGCCGCCGTGGAGAACGGCGCCCTGTGGGCCACGCAGTTCCACCCCGAGAAGTCCGGCGACGCCGGCGCGCAGCTGCTCACCAACTGGATCGGAACCCTGTAG
- the priA gene encoding bifunctional 1-(5-phosphoribosyl)-5-((5-phosphoribosylamino)methylideneamino)imidazole-4-carboxamide isomerase/phosphoribosylanthranilate isomerase PriA encodes MAKLELLPAVDVRDGQAVRLVHGESGTETSYGSPLEAALAWQRAGAEWLHLVDLDAAFGTGDNRELIAEVTGAMDIKVELSGGIRDDASLAAALATGCTRVNLGTAALESPAWVAGIIAEHGDRIAVGLDVRGTTLRGRGWTRDGGDLYETLERLDREGCARYVVTDIAKDGTLQGPNLELLKNVCAATDRPVVASGGVSSLDDLRAIAELVPVGVEGAIVGKALYAKAFTLEEALEAVSS; translated from the coding sequence ATGGCCAAGCTCGAACTCCTCCCCGCCGTCGACGTCCGCGACGGCCAGGCCGTCCGCCTCGTGCACGGTGAGTCCGGCACGGAGACCTCCTACGGCTCCCCCCTGGAGGCCGCTCTCGCCTGGCAGCGGGCGGGCGCCGAGTGGCTGCACCTGGTCGACCTGGACGCCGCCTTCGGCACCGGCGACAACCGCGAGCTGATCGCCGAGGTCACCGGGGCGATGGACATCAAGGTGGAGCTGTCCGGCGGCATCAGGGACGACGCCTCCCTGGCGGCCGCCCTCGCCACCGGCTGCACCCGGGTGAACCTCGGCACGGCCGCCCTGGAGAGCCCCGCGTGGGTCGCCGGGATCATCGCCGAGCACGGCGACCGGATCGCGGTCGGACTCGACGTGCGCGGCACGACCCTGCGCGGCCGCGGCTGGACCCGGGACGGCGGCGACCTCTACGAGACGCTGGAGCGGCTCGACCGGGAGGGCTGCGCGCGGTACGTGGTCACGGACATCGCCAAGGACGGCACCCTCCAGGGCCCCAACCTGGAGCTGCTGAAGAACGTGTGTGCCGCCACCGACCGGCCGGTCGTGGCGTCCGGCGGCGTGTCGTCGCTGGACGACCTGCGGGCGATCGCCGAGCTGGTACCTGTCGGTGTCGAGGGCGCCATCGTCGGCAAGGCGCTCTACGCGAAGGCGTTCACGCTGGAAGAGGCCCTGGAGGCTGTGTCGTCATGA
- a CDS encoding RidA family protein, which yields MTSEAVRRVQSESPWEETFGFARAVAAGDRVLVGGSTSFKGTVLYGEGDPYEQAKVALTGAVEAIGEFGLGIESVVRTRLYLSHPRDVDEVGRAHKELFDAVRPVSTLLVVEGFVDPRILVEVELEAFRG from the coding sequence ATGACGTCCGAAGCCGTACGGCGCGTGCAGAGCGAGAGCCCCTGGGAGGAAACCTTCGGTTTCGCACGCGCCGTCGCGGCGGGCGACCGCGTGCTGGTGGGCGGTTCGACGTCCTTCAAGGGCACCGTCCTGTACGGCGAGGGCGACCCGTACGAGCAGGCCAAGGTGGCCCTCACCGGCGCGGTCGAGGCGATCGGCGAGTTCGGGCTCGGCATCGAGTCCGTGGTCCGCACCCGCCTGTATCTGTCCCATCCGCGGGACGTGGACGAGGTGGGCCGGGCCCACAAGGAACTCTTCGACGCGGTGCGTCCGGTGTCGACCCTGCTGGTCGTGGAGGGTTTCGTGGACCCGCGCATCCTGGTCGAAGTGGAATTGGAAGCCTTCAGAGGCTAG
- the hisF gene encoding imidazole glycerol phosphate synthase subunit HisF, whose translation MTLAVRVIPCLDVDNGRVVKGVNFQNLRDAGDPVEMAKVYDAEGADELTFLDITASSGNRETTYDVVRRTAEQVFIPLTVGGGVRTAEDVDRLLRAGADKVGVNTAAIARPDLIREIAERFGRQVLVLSVDARRTESGGFEVTTHGGRRGTGIDAVEWAHRAAELGAGEILLNSMDADGTKDGYDLEMIAAVRKHVTVPVIASGGAGKLADFPPAIEAGADAVLAASVFHFGDLRIGEVKQTLRAAGRPVR comes from the coding sequence ATGACCCTGGCGGTCCGAGTCATCCCCTGCCTGGACGTGGACAACGGCCGGGTCGTCAAGGGCGTCAACTTCCAGAACCTGCGCGACGCGGGCGACCCCGTCGAGATGGCGAAGGTGTACGACGCGGAGGGCGCCGACGAACTGACCTTCCTCGACATCACCGCGTCCTCCGGCAACCGGGAGACGACCTACGACGTGGTGCGCCGCACCGCCGAGCAGGTCTTCATCCCCCTGACGGTCGGCGGCGGCGTCCGCACGGCCGAGGACGTGGACCGGCTGCTGCGGGCCGGCGCCGACAAGGTGGGTGTGAACACCGCCGCGATCGCCCGGCCCGACCTGATCCGGGAGATCGCCGAGCGGTTCGGCCGGCAGGTCCTGGTGCTGTCGGTGGACGCCCGCCGCACCGAGTCCGGCGGTTTCGAGGTCACCACGCACGGCGGTCGCCGGGGCACCGGTATCGACGCCGTGGAGTGGGCGCACCGGGCGGCCGAGCTGGGCGCCGGGGAGATCCTGCTGAACTCGATGGACGCGGACGGCACCAAGGACGGCTACGACCTGGAGATGATCGCGGCGGTGCGCAAGCACGTCACCGTGCCGGTGATCGCCTCCGGCGGCGCCGGCAAGCTCGCAGACTTCCCGCCCGCGATCGAGGCGGGCGCGGACGCCGTCCTGGCCGCCTCCGTCTTCCACTTCGGCGATCTGCGGATCGGCGAGGTGAAGCAGACGCTGCGAGCGGCCGGCCGCCCCGTCCGGTGA
- a CDS encoding MFS transporter, which translates to MTVAPTATPPAVARPAHRDPQVLRWLGAYTSSMIGDSVYYVALSWAAVQAGSPAQAGLVMSASALPRALLMLGGGVLADRLGPRRVVVGSDTVRCAAVLAVAALLYATGPELWLLAVLALVFGAVDAVFIPAVGALPARITGKDQLARVQGLRGLAIRCASVVGAPLGGLGVAAGGAAAAFALAGVLIAVSVPLLVSVRVRDRIPDDGEDTEDSASRTAWGDLRDGLAYVRRHRVLGPLMLAIALGDLGFVGPLNVGLTLLADQRGWGASGMGWVLAGFGVGAGVASLLLAARGRVPHAGLVAGWAVLAGSVAIGALAHVPHLAAAVGVALLVGLLAGLSGALCGALLQTRSDPAYLGRVTAVASLVSLGFAPLSMPVTAAAVGAWGTGPVFVVSAAICGLGGVVVLCARDLRRAELPG; encoded by the coding sequence GTGACGGTCGCGCCCACCGCCACGCCCCCGGCCGTCGCGCGGCCCGCACACCGTGATCCCCAGGTGCTGCGCTGGCTCGGGGCGTACACCTCCTCGATGATCGGCGACAGCGTCTACTACGTCGCCCTGTCCTGGGCCGCCGTCCAGGCCGGGTCCCCTGCGCAGGCCGGACTGGTGATGTCCGCCAGCGCGCTGCCGCGCGCCCTGCTGATGCTGGGCGGGGGAGTGCTGGCCGACCGGCTGGGGCCGCGCAGGGTCGTCGTGGGCAGCGACACCGTGCGCTGCGCGGCCGTGCTCGCGGTCGCCGCGCTGCTGTACGCGACCGGACCCGAACTGTGGCTTCTCGCGGTGCTCGCGCTGGTCTTCGGCGCGGTGGACGCCGTGTTCATACCCGCGGTGGGCGCGCTGCCCGCGCGGATCACGGGCAAGGACCAGCTCGCCCGGGTCCAGGGGCTGCGCGGTCTGGCGATCCGCTGCGCGAGCGTGGTCGGCGCCCCGCTCGGCGGCCTGGGCGTGGCGGCCGGCGGTGCGGCGGCGGCGTTCGCGCTGGCCGGAGTGCTGATCGCGGTGTCGGTGCCGCTCCTGGTCTCCGTCCGGGTCCGGGACCGGATCCCCGACGACGGGGAGGACACCGAGGACTCCGCGAGCCGGACCGCGTGGGGCGACCTGCGCGACGGGCTGGCCTACGTCCGCCGCCACCGCGTCCTCGGCCCGCTGATGCTGGCCATCGCGCTCGGCGACCTCGGCTTCGTCGGCCCCCTCAACGTGGGCCTGACCCTGCTCGCCGACCAGCGCGGCTGGGGCGCCTCCGGGATGGGCTGGGTGCTGGCCGGATTCGGTGTCGGCGCCGGCGTCGCCTCCCTGCTGCTGGCCGCGCGGGGCCGGGTGCCGCACGCGGGTCTGGTCGCCGGGTGGGCCGTCCTCGCGGGCTCCGTCGCCATCGGCGCCCTCGCCCACGTCCCCCATCTCGCCGCCGCTGTCGGCGTCGCCCTGCTCGTCGGACTGCTGGCGGGGCTGAGCGGCGCCCTGTGCGGGGCGCTGCTGCAGACCCGGTCGGACCCCGCGTACCTCGGCCGGGTCACCGCCGTGGCCAGTCTGGTCAGCCTCGGTTTCGCCCCGCTCAGCATGCCGGTGACCGCGGCGGCCGTCGGGGCGTGGGGGACCGGGCCGGTGTTCGTCGTCAGCGCCGCGATCTGCGGGCTCGGCGGGGTCGTCGTCCTGTGCGCCCGGGACCTGCGCCGCGCCGAGCTGCCCGGCTGA
- a CDS encoding TIGR03085 family metal-binding protein, whose protein sequence is MSTFAKRERLLLADLLETAGPDAPTLCEGWRTRDLAAHVVVRERRPDAAGGLLIKQLAPRLEKVMEEFAAKPYEELIQLIRTGPPRFSPFQLKQIDEMSNTVEFYVHTEDVRRAQPDWSTRELDPVFQDALWSRLERQARLMGRGIPTGLVLRRPDGQTAVVQRGTPVVTVTGEPSELLLFSYGRQNAAKVAVDGDEDAVAKLQEFRQLGI, encoded by the coding sequence ATGTCGACCTTTGCCAAGCGTGAACGGCTCCTTCTCGCCGACCTCTTGGAGACCGCCGGTCCGGACGCACCCACCTTGTGCGAGGGCTGGCGGACCCGTGATCTGGCCGCGCACGTGGTGGTGCGCGAACGGCGCCCGGACGCCGCCGGGGGTCTTCTGATCAAGCAGCTCGCGCCACGCCTGGAGAAGGTGATGGAGGAGTTCGCGGCCAAGCCGTACGAGGAGCTGATCCAGCTCATCCGCACCGGTCCGCCGCGCTTTTCCCCCTTCCAGCTCAAGCAGATCGACGAGATGTCGAACACGGTCGAGTTCTACGTCCACACCGAGGACGTCCGCCGCGCGCAGCCCGACTGGTCGACGCGCGAACTCGACCCGGTCTTCCAGGACGCCCTGTGGTCCCGGCTGGAACGCCAGGCCCGTCTGATGGGCCGCGGCATCCCCACCGGCCTGGTGCTGCGCCGGCCGGACGGCCAGACGGCCGTCGTCCAGCGCGGTACGCCGGTCGTCACGGTGACCGGCGAGCCGTCGGAGCTCCTGCTGTTCTCCTACGGCCGCCAGAACGCCGCCAAGGTGGCCGTGGACGGCGACGAGGACGCCGTGGCCAAGCTCCAGGAGTTCAGGCAACTGGGCATCTGA
- the hisI gene encoding phosphoribosyl-AMP cyclohydrolase, translated as MTSTPPPSSLDPAIAARLKRSADGLVPAIAQQYDTGEVLMLGWMDDEALHRTLTTGRCTYWSRSRGEYWVKGDTSGHVQWVKSVALDCDADTVLVQVDQVGAACHTGARTCFDADVLALSQEAEDGIPARDQ; from the coding sequence ATGACCAGCACGCCTCCACCGAGCAGCCTCGACCCCGCGATCGCCGCGCGTCTCAAGCGCAGCGCCGACGGGCTCGTGCCCGCCATCGCCCAGCAGTACGACACGGGGGAGGTGCTGATGCTCGGCTGGATGGACGACGAGGCACTGCACCGCACGCTCACCACGGGCCGCTGCACCTACTGGTCGCGCAGCCGCGGGGAGTACTGGGTCAAGGGGGACACCTCCGGCCACGTCCAGTGGGTGAAGTCGGTCGCCCTCGACTGCGACGCCGACACCGTGCTGGTCCAGGTCGACCAGGTCGGCGCCGCCTGCCACACCGGGGCGCGCACCTGCTTCGACGCCGATGTGCTGGCGCTGTCGCAGGAAGCGGAAGACGGCATACCGGCGCGGGATCAGTAG